The Saccharomonospora glauca K62 genome has a segment encoding these proteins:
- a CDS encoding sulfate/molybdate ABC transporter ATP-binding protein, which yields MTLHAELVLRRAEFALSVSLDVPDGGVLAVLGPNGAGKSTVLACLAGLVRAQRAYVTLGERVLDDDAVHVPAHRRGVGLLEQRALLFPHLSVLDNVAFSPRARGVPKAEARDVARRWLAEVDASDLADRTPAALSGGQAQRVAIARALAGEPDLLLLDEPLAALDVDAAPAVRGVLRRVLRDGGRKLTTVLVTHDPLDALTLSDHVAVLADGHIVERGPTREVLASPRTAFAARLAGVNLVAGVAERTGAGAAVRTESGLLFHGMPARDLADGDAAVAVFDPGAVAVHPRDAAVVGSPRNVVDAVVTALEPHGPVVRVRTREGLSADLTPASVADLALEPGTPVRLAVKAAAVSVHAAPRTPNEGRRRQ from the coding sequence GTGACCCTGCACGCCGAACTGGTGCTGCGCAGGGCGGAGTTCGCGCTGTCCGTGTCGCTGGACGTGCCCGACGGCGGCGTGCTGGCCGTCCTCGGGCCGAACGGCGCGGGGAAGTCCACGGTGCTCGCGTGTCTGGCCGGGCTCGTGCGAGCGCAGCGCGCGTACGTCACGTTGGGGGAGCGCGTACTCGACGACGACGCCGTCCACGTGCCCGCGCATCGGCGCGGGGTGGGGCTGCTCGAACAGCGGGCCCTGCTGTTTCCCCACCTGTCCGTGCTGGACAACGTGGCTTTCTCGCCGCGGGCGCGCGGGGTCCCCAAGGCCGAGGCCCGTGACGTGGCGCGGCGCTGGCTTGCGGAGGTGGACGCGAGTGACCTCGCCGACCGCACGCCGGCCGCGCTCTCCGGTGGCCAGGCGCAGCGGGTCGCCATCGCGAGGGCACTCGCGGGAGAGCCCGACCTGTTGTTGCTGGACGAGCCGCTGGCCGCGCTCGACGTCGACGCGGCCCCGGCCGTGCGCGGGGTGTTGCGGCGGGTCCTGCGGGACGGCGGGCGGAAGCTCACCACGGTGTTGGTCACGCACGACCCGTTGGACGCGCTCACCCTCTCCGACCACGTGGCCGTGCTGGCCGACGGGCACATCGTCGAGCGGGGACCGACCCGTGAGGTGCTCGCGTCACCGCGGACGGCGTTCGCCGCGCGCCTGGCCGGGGTGAACCTGGTGGCCGGGGTGGCCGAGCGCACCGGGGCCGGGGCGGCGGTTCGGACGGAGAGCGGGCTGCTGTTCCACGGGATGCCGGCTCGCGATCTCGCCGACGGCGACGCGGCGGTGGCGGTATTCGACCCCGGCGCGGTGGCCGTTCATCCTCGGGACGCCGCGGTGGTCGGTTCTCCCCGCAACGTCGTCGACGCCGTGGTGACGGCCCTGGAACCACACGGGCCCGTAGTGCGGGTGCGCACTCGCGAGGGCCTCAGCGCCGACCTCACCCCCGCGTCGGTGGCCGATCTCGCGCTCGAACCCGGAACTCCCGTGCGGCTGGCGGTCAAGGCGGCGGCGGTTTCCGTTCACGCGGCTCCGCGAACACCGAACGAGGGGCGACGCAGGCAATAG
- a CDS encoding R2-like ligand-binding oxidase: protein MTATPAEHRDGFQSLRRGGLNWDSFPLRLFVKGNRKFWNPADIDFGADAADWQSLTDDQRRSATYLCAQFVAGEEAVTEDIQPFMKAMAAEGRLGDEMYLTQFCFEEAKHTEVFRRWMDAVGLTDDLHSFVAENPHYRALFYEELPASLGVLAEDPSPRNQVRASVTYHHVIEGSLALTGYYAWQKVCTTYGILPGMQQLVRYISDDERRHMAWGTFTCRRHVAADDSLWEVVQQRMGELLPHAVGMIQWVDEQFDTPRFGFDNDEFVQYAADRAQRRLGAIESARGANVAEIDIDHSPEQLEEAFGREDEKALAEASEHAS, encoded by the coding sequence ATGACCGCGACACCGGCCGAGCACCGTGACGGTTTCCAGTCGCTGCGCCGCGGCGGACTGAACTGGGACTCGTTCCCACTGCGCCTGTTCGTCAAGGGCAACCGCAAGTTCTGGAACCCGGCCGACATCGACTTCGGCGCCGACGCGGCCGACTGGCAGTCCCTGACCGACGACCAACGCCGCTCGGCCACCTACCTGTGCGCGCAGTTCGTGGCGGGCGAGGAAGCCGTCACCGAGGACATCCAGCCGTTCATGAAGGCGATGGCCGCCGAGGGCAGGTTGGGCGACGAGATGTACCTGACGCAGTTCTGCTTCGAGGAGGCCAAGCACACCGAGGTGTTCCGGCGGTGGATGGACGCGGTCGGCCTCACCGACGACCTGCACTCCTTCGTCGCCGAGAACCCGCATTACCGCGCGCTGTTCTACGAGGAGCTGCCCGCCTCCCTCGGCGTCCTCGCCGAGGACCCGAGCCCACGCAACCAGGTCCGCGCGAGCGTCACCTACCACCACGTGATCGAGGGCTCCCTCGCGCTGACCGGGTACTACGCCTGGCAGAAGGTCTGCACCACCTACGGCATCCTGCCCGGCATGCAGCAGCTCGTGCGGTACATCTCCGACGACGAGCGCAGGCACATGGCGTGGGGCACGTTCACGTGCCGACGGCACGTGGCCGCCGACGACTCGCTGTGGGAGGTCGTACAGCAGCGCATGGGTGAACTCCTCCCGCACGCCGTCGGCATGATCCAGTGGGTCGACGAGCAGTTCGACACCCCGCGGTTCGGCTTCGACAACGACGAGTTCGTGCAGTACGCGGCCGACCGCGCGCAGCGCCGCCTCGGCGCGATCGAGTCGGCGCGCGGCGCGAACGTCGCCGAGATCGACATCGACCACTCCCCCGAACAACTGGAGGAGGCCTTCGGCCGGGAGGACGAGAAGGCTCTCGCCGAGGCATCCGAGCACGCGTCCTGA
- a CDS encoding HAD-IIA family hydrolase — protein sequence MTEQPTEQPTEQPQWNYLTDMDGVLVHEEHLVPGADEFLAELKANGSRFLVLTNNSIYTPRDLRARLAHTGLDVPEDAIWTSALATARFLSDQRPNGSAFVIGEAGLTTALHEAGYVLTDVDPDYVVLGETRTYSFTAITRAIRLIEQGARFIATNPDPTGPSREGVLPATGSVAALIERATGMSPYYVGKPNPLMMRSALRALGAHSEHTVMIGDRMDTDIHSGIEAGLHTVLVLSGISTRESAERYPFRPTMVVDSIADLVGRTADPFRAG from the coding sequence ATGACCGAGCAGCCGACCGAGCAGCCGACCGAGCAGCCGCAGTGGAACTACCTCACCGACATGGATGGCGTGCTGGTGCACGAGGAACACCTCGTGCCCGGAGCCGACGAGTTCCTCGCCGAGTTGAAGGCGAACGGGTCGCGGTTCCTCGTGCTGACCAACAATTCGATCTACACCCCGCGGGATTTGCGGGCTCGCCTGGCGCACACCGGCCTGGACGTGCCCGAGGACGCCATCTGGACCTCCGCCCTGGCCACCGCCCGGTTCCTGAGCGACCAGCGCCCGAACGGCTCGGCGTTCGTGATCGGGGAGGCGGGGTTGACCACCGCGTTGCACGAGGCGGGCTACGTGCTCACCGACGTGGACCCCGACTACGTCGTGCTCGGCGAGACGAGGACCTACAGCTTCACCGCCATAACTAGGGCCATCCGGCTCATCGAGCAGGGAGCGCGGTTCATCGCCACCAATCCGGACCCGACCGGCCCCAGCCGGGAGGGCGTGCTCCCCGCGACCGGCTCCGTGGCGGCGTTGATCGAGCGGGCGACCGGCATGTCGCCGTACTACGTCGGCAAGCCCAACCCGCTGATGATGCGCTCGGCGCTGCGGGCCCTCGGCGCGCACAGCGAGCACACGGTCATGATCGGTGACCGCATGGACACCGACATCCACTCGGGCATCGAGGCGGGACTGCACACGGTGCTGGTGCTCAGCGGTATCTCGACACGGGAATCGGCCGAGCGGTACCCGTTCCGTCCGACCATGGTCGTCGACTCCATCGCCGATCTGGTCGGCCGCACCGCCGACCCGTTCCGGGCGGGCTGA
- a CDS encoding SRPBCC family protein, which translates to MEAACEIVVETTPERLWELVSDIETPTRFSPELQRVRWLDGVTGPKPGARFEGHNRNDILGEWRTVSHVVAFDPPRVFSWAVVDPDGRFGDHDADPAKPIATWRFELQPRDGGVLLRHGVRLGPARSGMTKVIEARPEKKDEIIGRRLADLRTAMEATLRGIKELAEG; encoded by the coding sequence ATGGAGGCCGCGTGTGAGATCGTCGTCGAGACCACCCCGGAACGGCTGTGGGAGCTGGTGAGCGACATCGAGACTCCCACCCGGTTCAGTCCCGAACTGCAGCGCGTGCGCTGGCTCGACGGCGTCACCGGGCCGAAGCCGGGAGCGCGGTTCGAGGGCCACAACCGCAACGACATCCTCGGTGAGTGGCGCACCGTGTCGCACGTCGTCGCCTTCGACCCGCCGAGGGTGTTCTCGTGGGCGGTCGTGGACCCCGACGGCCGGTTCGGCGACCACGACGCCGACCCGGCCAAACCGATAGCGACCTGGCGCTTCGAACTCCAACCGCGGGACGGTGGCGTCCTGCTGCGGCACGGCGTACGACTCGGGCCCGCCCGCTCGGGCATGACGAAGGTGATCGAGGCGAGGCCGGAGAAGAAGGACGAGATCATCGGGCGTCGCCTCGCCGACCTGCGCACCGCCATGGAGGCCACGCTGCGAGGCATCAAGGAGCTGGCGGAAGGCTGA
- a CDS encoding cold-shock protein: MPTGKVKWYDADKGFGFVTQDGGKDVYVRKSALPKGVEALKAGQRLEFGVADGRRGPQALSVRLLDPPPSVAEARRRPAEELHGLIEDMIKLLEMKVQPDLRRGRYPERRNTKRIAEVMRAVARDLDP, from the coding sequence GTGCCGACCGGCAAGGTCAAATGGTACGACGCGGACAAGGGGTTCGGCTTCGTCACACAGGACGGAGGCAAGGACGTCTATGTTCGTAAGTCTGCGCTGCCGAAGGGTGTCGAGGCGCTGAAGGCCGGTCAGCGGCTGGAGTTCGGTGTCGCCGACGGCAGACGCGGCCCGCAGGCCCTGTCCGTTCGGTTGCTCGACCCGCCGCCTTCGGTGGCTGAGGCCCGGCGGCGCCCGGCGGAGGAACTCCACGGCCTCATCGAGGACATGATCAAGCTGCTGGAGATGAAGGTGCAGCCCGACCTGCGCCGGGGTCGGTACCCCGAGCGCAGGAACACCAAGCGCATCGCCGAGGTGATGCGGGCGGTCGCGCGCGACCTCGACCCGTGA
- a CDS encoding HAD family hydrolase codes for MGTCVGFDLDMTLIDPRPGMVEAMNALADESGFPFDGEHFAANLGPPLDHVLRDFGAPVERIPALVARFRQIYPEIVIPRTVALPGAAEALEAVRRVGARSLVVTGKYARNADLHVQALGWTVDTLVGELWSTEKAAALTRHDAHVFVGDHVGDVRGALAAGAVAVGVTTGPCDRAQLLDAGAHVVLDSLTEFPAWLAEHRDVGFRRDGARGPAR; via the coding sequence GTGGGCACCTGCGTGGGGTTCGACCTCGACATGACACTGATCGACCCTCGGCCGGGCATGGTCGAGGCCATGAACGCGCTCGCGGACGAGTCCGGCTTCCCGTTCGACGGTGAGCACTTCGCCGCGAATCTCGGGCCGCCACTCGACCACGTCCTGCGCGACTTCGGTGCTCCGGTCGAACGCATTCCCGCGCTCGTGGCCCGGTTCCGGCAGATCTACCCGGAGATCGTCATCCCGCGCACGGTGGCGTTGCCGGGGGCGGCGGAGGCGCTGGAGGCGGTCCGCCGGGTCGGTGCCCGATCACTCGTCGTGACCGGGAAGTACGCGCGCAACGCCGACCTGCACGTGCAGGCCCTGGGCTGGACGGTCGACACGCTCGTGGGCGAGCTGTGGTCGACGGAGAAAGCGGCGGCGCTCACGCGACACGACGCCCACGTGTTCGTCGGCGATCACGTGGGCGACGTCCGGGGCGCACTGGCGGCCGGGGCGGTCGCGGTCGGCGTCACCACCGGACCGTGCGATCGTGCGCAACTGCTCGACGCGGGAGCGCACGTGGTGCTCGACTCGCTGACGGAGTTCCCAGCGTGGCTCGCCGAGCACCGCGACGTCGGGTTCAGGCGCGACGGTGCTCGCGGACCAGCGAGATGA
- a CDS encoding AMP-binding protein, producing MSTPPAVPSYSSGLAEVPLLGDTIGDNLDRTARAYPERDALVDHATGRRWTYREFVADVDALALGLLARGVKKGDRVGIWSPNCPEWTLLQYASAKIGAILVNINPAYRSHELEYVLNQAGVSTLVSAERFKTSDYAGMIREVRPRCASLTDVVLIGGDDWNSLLTTGRAADPAELARVRAELGADDPINIQYTSGTTGFPKGATLSHHNILNNGFFVGELCGYTEEDRICIPVPFYHCFGMVMGNLAATSHGACMVIPAPAFDPKKTLEAVQAERCTSLYGVPTMFIAELADPDFEDYDLTSLRTGIMAGSPCPVEVMKQVIERMGMAEVSICYGMTETSPVSTQTRADDSLERRVSTVGKVGPHLEVKIVDPATGLTVPRGTPGELCTRGYSVMLGYWEQPEKTAEVIDAARWMHTGDLAVMDDDGYVTITGRIKDMVIRGGENIYPREIEEFLYTHPDILDAQVIGVPDPKYGEELMAWVRMRDGAEPLTAESLREFCTGKLAHYKIPRYVHVVDEFPMTVTGKIRKVEMRERAVELLGLDGGVS from the coding sequence ATGTCGACCCCGCCCGCCGTCCCGAGCTACTCGTCCGGTCTCGCGGAGGTTCCGTTGCTCGGGGACACCATCGGCGACAACCTCGATCGCACCGCTCGGGCGTATCCCGAACGCGACGCCCTCGTCGACCACGCCACCGGGCGGCGCTGGACCTACCGCGAGTTCGTCGCCGACGTCGACGCCCTCGCCCTCGGACTGCTCGCCAGGGGCGTGAAAAAGGGCGACCGGGTGGGCATCTGGTCACCGAACTGTCCCGAGTGGACACTGCTCCAGTACGCCTCGGCGAAGATCGGTGCGATCCTCGTCAACATCAACCCCGCGTACCGGTCGCACGAACTCGAATACGTGCTGAACCAGGCCGGGGTCTCCACCCTCGTCTCCGCGGAACGGTTCAAGACCTCCGACTACGCGGGAATGATCCGCGAGGTGAGGCCCCGCTGCGCCTCGCTGACAGATGTCGTGCTGATCGGTGGCGACGACTGGAACTCGCTGCTTACCACGGGAAGGGCCGCCGACCCGGCCGAGTTGGCGAGGGTCAGGGCCGAACTGGGTGCCGACGACCCGATCAACATCCAGTACACGTCCGGCACCACCGGATTCCCCAAGGGTGCCACGCTGAGCCACCACAACATCCTCAACAACGGTTTCTTTGTCGGGGAGTTGTGCGGCTACACCGAGGAGGACCGGATCTGCATACCGGTGCCCTTCTACCACTGTTTCGGCATGGTGATGGGCAATCTCGCCGCCACGTCGCACGGGGCCTGCATGGTGATTCCCGCGCCCGCGTTCGATCCGAAGAAGACTCTTGAGGCCGTGCAGGCCGAACGCTGCACGTCGTTGTACGGCGTGCCGACGATGTTCATCGCCGAGCTCGCCGACCCCGACTTCGAGGACTACGACCTCACCAGCCTGCGCACCGGCATCATGGCGGGCTCGCCGTGCCCGGTGGAGGTGATGAAGCAGGTCATCGAGCGCATGGGCATGGCGGAGGTGTCGATCTGCTACGGCATGACGGAGACCTCTCCCGTGTCCACGCAGACCAGGGCGGACGACTCCCTCGAACGCCGGGTGTCCACCGTCGGCAAGGTGGGCCCGCACCTCGAAGTGAAGATCGTCGATCCCGCGACGGGGCTCACCGTGCCCCGCGGTACGCCCGGCGAGCTCTGCACGCGCGGGTACTCCGTGATGCTCGGTTACTGGGAACAGCCCGAGAAGACGGCCGAGGTCATCGACGCCGCCCGCTGGATGCACACCGGCGACCTCGCGGTGATGGACGACGACGGCTACGTCACCATCACCGGCCGGATCAAGGACATGGTGATCCGGGGTGGCGAGAACATCTACCCCCGCGAGATCGAGGAGTTCCTCTACACCCACCCGGACATCCTCGACGCGCAGGTGATCGGCGTGCCCGACCCCAAGTACGGCGAGGAACTCATGGCGTGGGTACGCATGCGCGACGGCGCCGAGCCTCTCACCGCGGAGAGTCTGCGCGAGTTCTGCACCGGCAAGCTCGCCCACTACAAGATCCCGCGCTACGTGCACGTCGTGGACGAGTTCCCCATGACCGTCACCGGCAAGATTCGCAAGGTGGAGATGCGGGAGCGGGCCGTGGAGCTGCTCGGCCTCGACGGCGGGGTGTCCTAG
- a CDS encoding RecQ family ATP-dependent DNA helicase: MSHETDRLEHVAESSFGWSLKPEQLAAMEPLLHGHDVLAVMPTGSGKSAVYQVPTVLLAGPTVVVSPLLALQRDQVEHLDDADVPDAVAVNSAQPSGAQRRAWRSVRDGDAEYLFLSPEQLAKEETLAELREARPTLVVVDEAHCVSDWGHDFRPDYLRLRHAVDRMGRPPLLALTATAGGPVRDDIVEHLGMRDPVRIVTGFDRPNLHLAATRVTDDDRRRELVCAWVSDAAKPGLVYTPTRADAETFADALAEGGVRATAFHAGMSAKDRRRAQNAFMDDEVEVVVATSAFGMGIDKPDVRFVVHTAPTDSLDSYYQQIGRAGRDGERADALLVHRPEDYRLQRFLTSRSLDVDKVGEVAETVREHDGAPNPTEIDDAVEQSHRSAMNSLNLLEEAEVVVPDERGGFACRGGEDPREAVEREFERQRQLDRSRIEVLRQYAQTRSCRRQFLLGYFGEALDEPCGFCDTCERGSARKHAPPQDEDTEFGVDTPVRHTEWGRGVVVNHEADRLTVLFDEVGYRTLSLVAVRENDLLTPDR, encoded by the coding sequence GTGTCCCACGAAACCGACCGCCTGGAGCACGTCGCCGAGTCGTCGTTCGGCTGGTCGCTCAAACCCGAACAACTGGCCGCGATGGAGCCTCTCCTTCACGGCCACGACGTGCTCGCGGTAATGCCCACCGGCTCCGGCAAGTCCGCCGTCTACCAGGTGCCCACGGTGTTGCTCGCCGGCCCGACGGTGGTGGTGTCACCGCTGCTGGCCCTGCAACGCGATCAGGTCGAGCACCTCGACGACGCCGACGTCCCGGACGCCGTGGCCGTGAACTCCGCCCAACCCAGTGGCGCACAACGGCGGGCGTGGCGGTCGGTGCGCGACGGCGACGCGGAATACCTCTTCCTCTCCCCCGAGCAACTCGCGAAGGAGGAGACGCTCGCCGAACTACGCGAGGCACGGCCCACCCTGGTGGTGGTGGACGAGGCCCACTGCGTGTCCGACTGGGGCCACGACTTCCGCCCCGACTACCTGCGGTTGCGCCACGCCGTCGACCGCATGGGGCGCCCACCGCTGCTCGCGCTGACGGCCACGGCGGGTGGCCCGGTGCGCGACGACATCGTCGAGCACCTCGGTATGCGCGATCCGGTTCGGATCGTGACGGGATTCGACCGGCCGAACCTGCACCTCGCCGCGACGCGGGTCACCGACGACGACCGGCGTCGTGAGCTCGTGTGCGCGTGGGTGTCCGACGCCGCGAAGCCCGGTCTCGTCTACACGCCCACCCGCGCCGACGCCGAGACGTTCGCCGACGCGCTCGCCGAAGGCGGAGTCCGGGCGACGGCGTTCCACGCGGGCATGTCGGCGAAGGACCGCAGGCGGGCGCAGAACGCGTTCATGGACGACGAGGTCGAAGTCGTGGTCGCGACGTCGGCGTTCGGCATGGGCATCGACAAACCCGACGTGCGGTTCGTCGTGCACACCGCTCCCACCGACTCCCTGGACTCCTACTACCAGCAGATCGGGCGTGCCGGGCGGGACGGCGAACGCGCCGACGCCCTGCTGGTGCACCGGCCGGAGGACTACCGACTGCAACGCTTCCTCACCTCGCGTTCCCTCGACGTGGACAAGGTGGGCGAGGTCGCGGAGACGGTGCGCGAACACGACGGAGCACCGAATCCCACGGAGATCGACGACGCGGTCGAGCAGTCCCACCGCAGCGCCATGAACAGCCTCAACCTGCTGGAGGAGGCCGAGGTCGTGGTGCCCGACGAGCGCGGTGGCTTTGCCTGCCGAGGCGGCGAGGACCCTCGGGAAGCCGTGGAGCGGGAGTTCGAGCGGCAACGGCAGCTCGACCGCTCGCGGATCGAGGTGCTGCGCCAGTACGCGCAGACCCGGTCGTGCCGACGACAGTTCCTGCTCGGCTACTTCGGCGAGGCCCTCGACGAACCCTGCGGGTTCTGCGACACGTGCGAGCGGGGCAGCGCGCGGAAGCACGCGCCGCCGCAGGACGAGGACACCGAGTTCGGCGTCGACACGCCGGTCCGCCACACCGAGTGGGGTCGTGGTGTCGTGGTGAACCACGAGGCGGACCGGCTCACGGTGCTGTTCGACGAGGTCGGTTACCGCACCTTGTCGCTGGTCGCCGTGCGCGAGAACGACCTGCTCACTCCGGATCGTTGA
- a CDS encoding metallophosphoesterase — MKDHPTFVVGDVHGHRDELAEALSDAGLVDDGDNWIGADAHLWFLGDFVDRGPDGVGAIDLVRSLQRQAPSSGGFVESLLGNHEILLLGMHRFGDTPVPTDAGGVGRSFARSWAVNGGQLADQDALTDEHIEWLTSRPVVALAADHLLVHSDTLDYLDWGETVEEINETVREILTGDDLASWWDVWRRMTTRFAFRGPEGVEAAEELLSQLGGKRVVHGHSVIADQVGVHPVELDAPHLYAGGKVLGIDAGLFAGGPCLVVELPYRPLNDPE; from the coding sequence GTGAAGGACCATCCCACGTTCGTGGTCGGCGATGTCCACGGCCACCGGGACGAGCTGGCCGAGGCCTTGAGCGACGCCGGGCTCGTCGATGACGGCGACAACTGGATCGGCGCGGACGCCCACCTGTGGTTCCTCGGGGACTTCGTGGACCGGGGACCCGACGGGGTCGGTGCCATCGACCTGGTGCGGTCGCTGCAACGGCAGGCGCCGTCGTCGGGCGGGTTCGTCGAGAGCCTGCTCGGCAACCACGAGATCCTGCTGCTCGGCATGCACCGCTTCGGTGACACGCCGGTGCCCACCGACGCGGGCGGTGTCGGGCGTAGCTTCGCGCGGAGCTGGGCCGTCAACGGCGGACAGCTGGCCGACCAGGACGCGCTCACCGACGAGCACATCGAGTGGCTGACGTCGCGCCCGGTCGTGGCGTTGGCCGCCGATCACCTGTTGGTGCACTCCGACACCCTCGACTACCTCGACTGGGGAGAGACGGTCGAGGAGATCAACGAGACCGTCCGCGAGATCCTCACCGGCGACGACCTCGCCTCGTGGTGGGACGTGTGGCGTCGGATGACGACGCGGTTCGCGTTTCGGGGGCCGGAGGGTGTCGAGGCGGCCGAGGAGTTGTTGTCGCAGCTCGGTGGGAAGCGCGTGGTCCACGGCCACAGCGTCATCGCCGACCAGGTCGGCGTGCATCCCGTCGAGCTCGACGCTCCCCACCTCTACGCGGGCGGGAAGGTGCTCGGTATCGACGCGGGCCTGTTCGCCGGTGGCCCGTGTCTCGTCGTGGAACTGCCCTACCGGCCACTCAACGATCCGGAGTGA
- a CDS encoding TetR family transcriptional regulator: MAQITNHADRVRASLREQLLDATTELLTESGYAGLRMADVAAAVGVSRQTVYNEFGNKAALVQAVVLRILGEVTEGIRHRLDEAGDVLTGVHAATVYTVEHARRNRLVAAVMGARPAEDLLPLITTRGQPVLHAATDLAEAYLREQLPDLADPRFVATTMARLTLSHLVLPHGSATDAADHVRTVVAALLRPDTTFPPSISTARDRRDRNHDRDTGRAP; this comes from the coding sequence GTGGCGCAGATCACGAACCATGCGGATCGAGTTCGGGCATCGCTACGCGAACAGCTTCTCGACGCCACCACCGAGTTGTTGACCGAGAGCGGGTATGCCGGGCTGCGTATGGCGGACGTCGCGGCGGCGGTGGGCGTGAGCCGACAGACCGTCTACAACGAGTTCGGCAACAAGGCCGCACTCGTCCAGGCCGTGGTGCTGCGCATCCTCGGCGAGGTCACCGAGGGCATCCGACATCGGCTCGACGAGGCCGGCGACGTCCTCACCGGCGTCCACGCCGCCACCGTCTACACCGTCGAGCACGCGCGCAGGAACCGGTTGGTGGCCGCCGTCATGGGCGCACGCCCGGCCGAGGACCTGCTTCCCCTGATCACCACACGCGGGCAGCCCGTGCTGCACGCCGCCACCGATCTCGCCGAGGCGTACCTGCGGGAACAACTCCCCGACCTCGCCGATCCCCGGTTCGTCGCCACCACCATGGCCCGACTCACCCTCAGCCACCTCGTGCTGCCGCACGGCTCCGCCACCGACGCGGCCGACCACGTCCGAACCGTGGTGGCTGCCCTCCTCCGCCCCGACACGACGTTCCCTCCGAGCATCTCGACAGCACGCGACCGAAGGGACAGAAACCATGACCGCGACACCGGCCGAGCACCGTGA
- a CDS encoding ion channel, which produces MPFFLARLLARLTMLTSWITPVAVVTFVFFTSWPLMALAEPDDSELVRPENYWWYFVVTASTVGYGDFHPETAAGRVVGGYVILGGIAALTTVFTKLASVLEKAKGQRMQGSVTVDASDHTVLLGYTPGRTERIVAELLVDNGGSDDRELVLCAWDEVGNHPMPGEAVTFVRGDLTDAAVLRRAGVHRARTVLVDVRDDNEALAVTLAVSHVTAEAHVVVTLRDMERSSLLGYVDGNIHPVQWHTPRMITEELQSPGIGEVYADLMTHGGANTYSVTLPDTVGTVSVERCRTVLGRQYNATLLAARTGDTLDVNPHWDTKLEPGSVLYYISAEPLSERQLERALRS; this is translated from the coding sequence TTGCCGTTCTTCTTGGCCCGGCTGCTGGCGCGGCTCACGATGCTCACCTCGTGGATCACCCCGGTGGCCGTGGTGACGTTCGTGTTCTTCACGAGCTGGCCCCTGATGGCGCTGGCCGAGCCGGACGACAGTGAACTCGTCCGGCCCGAAAACTACTGGTGGTACTTCGTGGTGACCGCCTCGACCGTGGGCTACGGCGATTTCCATCCCGAGACGGCCGCGGGCCGCGTGGTGGGTGGCTACGTGATCCTCGGTGGCATCGCGGCACTCACGACGGTGTTCACGAAACTGGCTTCGGTGCTGGAGAAGGCGAAGGGACAGCGGATGCAGGGCTCGGTCACCGTGGACGCGTCCGACCACACGGTGCTCCTCGGTTACACGCCGGGACGGACGGAGCGCATCGTCGCGGAACTGCTCGTCGACAACGGTGGCAGTGACGACCGCGAGCTGGTGCTCTGCGCCTGGGACGAGGTGGGCAACCACCCGATGCCGGGTGAGGCGGTGACGTTCGTGCGCGGAGACCTCACGGACGCCGCCGTGCTCCGGCGAGCCGGCGTGCATCGGGCCCGCACCGTGCTGGTGGACGTCCGCGACGACAACGAGGCCCTCGCCGTCACGCTGGCCGTCTCCCACGTGACCGCCGAAGCCCACGTCGTGGTCACGCTGCGGGACATGGAGCGCTCGTCGCTGCTCGGTTACGTGGACGGGAACATCCACCCCGTGCAGTGGCACACCCCGCGCATGATCACCGAGGAACTCCAGTCGCCCGGCATCGGCGAGGTCTACGCCGACCTGATGACGCACGGCGGTGCCAACACCTACTCGGTGACGTTGCCCGACACGGTGGGCACGGTGTCGGTGGAACGGTGTCGCACGGTCCTCGGCAGGCAGTACAACGCGACCCTGCTGGCGGCGCGCACAGGCGACACGCTCGACGTCAACCCCCACTGGGACACGAAGTTGGAGCCCGGCTCGGTGCTGTACTACATCAGCGCCGAACCCCTGTCCGAGCGCCAGCTCGAACGCGCGTTGCGGAGCTAG